A window from Manduca sexta isolate Smith_Timp_Sample1 chromosome 24, JHU_Msex_v1.0, whole genome shotgun sequence encodes these proteins:
- the LOC115444715 gene encoding stress-induced-phosphoprotein 1, translating to MEQVNQLKEKGNAALASGNYDEAIQCYTTAINLDPNNHVLFSNRSAAYAKSGNYTAALKDAEQTVAINPTWSKGYSRMGSALAFLGRREEAIAAYEKGLELEPSNHQLAESLKEVKQQPVDRFMSEAEALKKLEENPQTKEWLKDPEYVKMALKIAQNPFDGYNLKTSDKRVFPTTSVLLGLGLNFSPMDVDPPADEKPEAPQPKKAEEPPKPKYQDVPENRRLALIEKDHGNECYKKRDFDNAILHYQKAVEHDSTDITFYTNMAAVYFEQKDYEKCIKECEKAIDIGRENRADFKLIAKAFTRIGNAYKKMEQWKLAKTYYEKSMSEHRTPEIKSLLSEVERRIVEEERKAFIDPVKAEQEKELGNDFFKKGDYSTAVKHYTTAIRRNPDDPKLYSNRAACYTKLAAFDLGLKDCEQCCKLDPKFIKGWIRKGKILQGMQQPSKALTAYQKALELDPSNAEALEGYRACSTQLNSNPEEVRKRAMADPEVQSILRDPAMRCILEQMQQDPHALQDHLKNPDIAAKIQKLLESGLIAIH from the exons atggaaCAG GTGAATCAGTTGAAGGAAAAGGGAAACGCTGCTTTAGCGTCAGGGAATTATGATGAAGCGATTCAATGCTACACGACCGCGATTAACTTGGACCCAAATAACCACGTTTTGTTTAGTAATCGGTCAGCTGCGTACGCCAAGTCCGGTAATTATACGGCAGCTTTAAAAGACGCCGAGCAGACAGTAGCTATAAACCCCACGTGGAGTAAGGGTTACTCGCGGATGGGCAGCGCCCTGGCGTTCCTGGGAAGACGGGAAGAAGCTATCGCAGCCTACGAGAAAGGTCTAGAATTAGAGCCTAGTAACCACCAGCTTGCCGAAAGCTTGAAGGAGGTGAAACAGCAGCCCGTTGATAGGTTTATGTCAGAGGCAGAGGCTTTGAAGAAGCTGGAAGAAAATCCACAGACAAAGGAGTGGCTCAAAGATCCTGAATATGTGAAAATGGCATTG AAAATTGCTCAGAACCCATTTGATGGCTATAACTTAAAAACAAGTGACAAGCGTGTGTTCCCAACAACATCTGTGTTACTGGGTCTAGGCCTCAACTTCTCTCCTATGGATGTAGACCCGCCGGCGGATGAGAAACCCGAAGCGCCACAACCAAAGAAGGCAGAAGAACCCCCCAAACCGAAGTACCAGGATGTCCCAGAAAACCGCAGATTGGCTTTAATAGAGAAAGATCACGGGAATGAATGTTATAAGAAGCGGGACTTCGATAATGCCATCTTACACTATCAGAAAGCCGTAGAGCATGATTCCACAGACATCACATTCTACACCAACATGGCGGCCGTGTACTTCGAACAGAAAGATTATGAGAAATGCATCAAGGAGTGTGAAAAGGCCATAGATATTGGCAGGGAGAATAGAGCAGATTTCAAGTTAATAGCTAAAGCTTTTACTAGAATTG GTAATGCATACAAAAAGATGGAGCAATGGAAACTAGCTAAAACATACTATGAGAAATCAATGTCTGAGCACCGCACGCCAGAGATCAAGTCTCTGCTGAGCGAAGTGGAGCGTCGAATAGTAGAGGAGGAACGAAAGGCGTTCATAGATCCAGTGAAGGCTGAACAGGAGAAGGAGCTTGGCAATGACTTCTTCAAAAAAG GTGACTACAGCACCGCAGTGAAACACTACACGACGGCCATCCGACGCAACCCGGACGACCCCAAGCTATACTCGAACCGCGCCGCATGCTACACTAAGTTGGCCGCGTTCGACCTCGGCCTCAAGGATTGCGAGCAGTGCTGCAAGTTGGATCCCAAGTTCATCAAGGGATGGATACGGAAGGGAAAAATTTTGcag GGCATGCAGCAGCCGTCTAAAGCTCTCACGGCATACCAGAAGGCGCTGGAGCTAGATCCCAGCAACGCAGAAGCCTTGGAGGGTTACCGCGCCTGCTCCACACAGCTTAACTCCAACCCTGAAGAG GTCCGCAAACGCGCTATGGCTGACCCTGAGGTGCAATCGATTCTCCGCGACCCCGCCATGCGCTGCATCCTCGAACAAATGCAACAAGACCCGCACGCGCTGCAGGATCACCTTAAGAACCCCGACATAGCAGCCAAGATTCAAAAACTCTTGGAGTCCGGTCTCATCGCCATACATTAG